One segment of Drosophila mauritiana strain mau12 chromosome 3R, ASM438214v1, whole genome shotgun sequence DNA contains the following:
- the LOC117145748 gene encoding transcription factor kayak isoform X4: MTLDSYNIFNDEYLFNMPLSPLPKVLGNFETGQSVLTLTTPTLTPTTTRNIEDTLGHLLSDTQTDRVAGCAGFAVPKVLPNAMGAIDALGMGIPTCVSSLPLQQTYDASLGQGSESEDSNASYNDTQMNEEQDTTDTSSAHTDSTSYQAGHIMAGSVNGGGVNNFTNVLAAVSSSRGSASVGSSNANTSNTPARRGGGRRPNRSTNMTPEEEQKRAVRRERNKQAAARCRKRRVDQTNELTEEVEQLEKRRDSMRKEFEALTNSKKQLEYLLATHRSTCQKIRSDMLSVATCNGLIAPAGLLSAGSSGSGASSHHNHNSNDSSNGTITGMDATLNSTGRSNSPLDLKPAANIDSLLLHIKDEPLDGAIDSGSSLDQDGPPPSKRITLPPMSTMPHVHLSTLITPTGASSGSLQTPITSTAPVGFGSAFPVTSNGSSINNINSIGNSMNSPTLNALNKVPKERPNTLAFQRPLGQMHLTMANNKAGGPTQIQGVPIQTPSTGTFNFDSLMDGGTGLTPVSGPLVPNSSSTNKHPLELPTPTAEPSKLVSL, from the exons ATGACGCTGGACAGCTACAACATCTTCAACGATGAGTACTTGTTCAACATGCCGCTGTCGCCGCTGCCAAAAGTG CTCGGCAACTTTGAGACCGGCCAGAGTGTTCTCACGCTGACGACGCCCACGTTGACGCCGACCACCACGCGCAACATCGAGGACACCCTGGGCCACTTGCTCTCGGACACGCAGACCGATCGTGTGGCTGGTTGCGCGGGATTCGCAGTGCCAAAGGTGCTACCCAACGCCATGGGAGCCATTGATGCCCTGGGCATGGGCATTCCCACCTGTGTTTCCTCGCTCCCACTTCAGCAGACATACGATGCGAGCCTGGGGCAGGGCAGCGAGTCCGAGGACTCCAACGCTTCGTACAACGATACGCAGATGAACGAGGAGCAGGACACGACCGATACTT CAAGTGCCCATACGGACAGCACCTCGTACCAAGCTGGCCACATCATGGCGGGCAGTGTGAACGGCGGCGGAGTCAACAACTTCACCAATGTCCTGGCCGCCGTGAGCTCTAGCCGTGGATCGGCGTCGGTGGGCAGCAGCAACGCGAATACCTCAAACACGCCGGCTCGTCGTGGCGGCGGCAGACGCCCCAACCGGTCGACGAACATGACCCCGGAGGAGGAGCAGAAGCGGGCCGTGCGCCGGGAGCGGAACAAACAGGCGGCGGCCCGTTGCCGCAAGAGGCGCGTGGACCAGACCAACGAGCTCACCGAGGAGGTGGAGCAGCTGGAGAAGCGGCGCGACAGCATGCGCAAGGAGTTCGAGGCGCTGACGAACAGCAAGAAGCAGCTGGAGTACCTTCTGGCCACCCACCGGTCCACCTGCCAAAAGATCCGCTCCGACATGCTAAGCGTGGCCACCTGCAACGGTCTGATCGCCCCGGCCGGACTCCTGAGCGCCgggagcagcggcagcggcgcgAGCAGCCACCACAACCACAACAGCAACGACAGCAGCAACGGCACGATTACGGGCATGGACGCCACGCTGAACTCCACCGGGAGGAGCAACTCGCCCTTGGATCTCAAGCCGGCGGCGAACATCGATAGCCTGCTGCTGCACATCAAGGACGAGCCACTCGATGGCGCCATCGACTCAGGATCCAGCCTGGACCAGGACGGCCCGCCGCCCAGCAAGCGCATCACCTTGCCGCCCATGTCCACGATGCCGCACGTTCACTTGTCCACGCTTATAACGCCCACCGGCGCCTCGTCGGGATCTCTGCAGACGCCGATCACGAGCACGGCGCCCGTCGGCTTCGGCAGTGCCTTCCCGGTGACCTCcaacggcagcagcatcaacaacatcaacagcaTCGGCAACAGCATGAACTCCCCCACGCTGAATGCGCTGAACAAGGTGCCCAAGGAGCGGCCCAACACGCTGGCCTTCCAGCGTCCCCTGGGCCAGATGCACCTCACCATGGCCAACAACAAGGCGGGCGGGCCCACACAGATCCAGGGCGTGCCCATCCAGACGCCCTCGACCGGCACCTTCAACTTCGACTCCCTGATGGACGGCGGCACTGGGCTAACGCCCGTCTCCGGACCCCTGGTGCCCAACAGCTCCTCCACGAACAAGCACCCGCTGGAGCtgcccacgcccaccgccGAGCCGTCCAAGCTGGTCAGCTTATAA
- the LOC117145748 gene encoding transcription factor kayak isoform X1, with protein MMKNLNGRTHNACYHPYYHQSLHFAQQQQQHLQQQQHMQQQLQQAPPQQLRHQQRQLPTQPAYQQSQSVAHNAFPLRSSSNNYGHVASSAYAASSHNSNNAAAMAAVCQMQNFFNQQQQQQEYNNNCMPINYYQQQQQQHYPPESQSSASGWSESPGQAQLALTTTAATCSTTAATCNTTAAATSSTTATSAAAGSDNSNSDNFAMDASEIATFLANELFLQQLGNFETGQSVLTLTTPTLTPTTTRNIEDTLGHLLSDTQTDRVAGCAGFAVPKVLPNAMGAIDALGMGIPTCVSSLPLQQTYDASLGQGSESEDSNASYNDTQMNEEQDTTDTSSAHTDSTSYQAGHIMAGSVNGGGVNNFTNVLAAVSSSRGSASVGSSNANTSNTPARRGGGRRPNRSTNMTPEEEQKRAVRRERNKQAAARCRKRRVDQTNELTEEVEQLEKRRDSMRKEFEALTNSKKQLEYLLATHRSTCQKIRSDMLSVATCNGLIAPAGLLSAGSSGSGASSHHNHNSNDSSNGTITGMDATLNSTGRSNSPLDLKPAANIDSLLLHIKDEPLDGAIDSGSSLDQDGPPPSKRITLPPMSTMPHVHLSTLITPTGASSGSLQTPITSTAPVGFGSAFPVTSNGSSINNINSIGNSMNSPTLNALNKVPKERPNTLAFQRPLGQMHLTMANNKAGGPTQIQGVPIQTPSTGTFNFDSLMDGGTGLTPVSGPLVPNSSSTNKHPLELPTPTAEPSKLVSL; from the exons ATGATGAAAAATCTCAACGGTAGGACGCACAATGCGTGCTACCATCCCTACTACCACCAATCGCTGCACttcgcccagcagcagcagcagcatctgcagcaacagcaacatatgcagcagcagctacagCAAGCGCCGCCGCAACAGTTGCGTCATCAGCAACGGCAACTGCCCACGCAGCCAGCCTACCagcaatcgcaatcggttgccCACAATGCTTTTCCActgcgcagcagcagcaacaattatGGCCATGTTGCTAGCAGCGCCTACGCTGCCAGCAgtcacaacagcaacaatgcgGCTGCCATGGCCGCCGTCTGCCAAATGCAGAATTTTTtcaaccagcagcagcagcagcaggagtacaacaacaattgcatGCCCATTAATtactaccagcagcagcagcagcaacattacCCTCCTGAGTCCCAGTCCTCCGCCTCCGGCTGGAGCGAATCCCCCGGGCAGGCGCAACTCGCCTTGACGACCACAGCAGCCACATGCAGCACCACAGCTGCAACATGCAACACCACTGCAGCTGCAACATCGAGCACAACTGCAACATCTGCCGCCGCTGGCagcgacaacagcaacagcgacaACTTTGCAATGGACGCCAGTGAGATAGCCACTTTCCTCGCCAACGAGCTTTTCCTACAGCAG CTCGGCAACTTTGAGACCGGCCAGAGTGTTCTCACGCTGACGACGCCCACGTTGACGCCGACCACCACGCGCAACATCGAGGACACCCTGGGCCACTTGCTCTCGGACACGCAGACCGATCGTGTGGCTGGTTGCGCGGGATTCGCAGTGCCAAAGGTGCTACCCAACGCCATGGGAGCCATTGATGCCCTGGGCATGGGCATTCCCACCTGTGTTTCCTCGCTCCCACTTCAGCAGACATACGATGCGAGCCTGGGGCAGGGCAGCGAGTCCGAGGACTCCAACGCTTCGTACAACGATACGCAGATGAACGAGGAGCAGGACACGACCGATACTT CAAGTGCCCATACGGACAGCACCTCGTACCAAGCTGGCCACATCATGGCGGGCAGTGTGAACGGCGGCGGAGTCAACAACTTCACCAATGTCCTGGCCGCCGTGAGCTCTAGCCGTGGATCGGCGTCGGTGGGCAGCAGCAACGCGAATACCTCAAACACGCCGGCTCGTCGTGGCGGCGGCAGACGCCCCAACCGGTCGACGAACATGACCCCGGAGGAGGAGCAGAAGCGGGCCGTGCGCCGGGAGCGGAACAAACAGGCGGCGGCCCGTTGCCGCAAGAGGCGCGTGGACCAGACCAACGAGCTCACCGAGGAGGTGGAGCAGCTGGAGAAGCGGCGCGACAGCATGCGCAAGGAGTTCGAGGCGCTGACGAACAGCAAGAAGCAGCTGGAGTACCTTCTGGCCACCCACCGGTCCACCTGCCAAAAGATCCGCTCCGACATGCTAAGCGTGGCCACCTGCAACGGTCTGATCGCCCCGGCCGGACTCCTGAGCGCCgggagcagcggcagcggcgcgAGCAGCCACCACAACCACAACAGCAACGACAGCAGCAACGGCACGATTACGGGCATGGACGCCACGCTGAACTCCACCGGGAGGAGCAACTCGCCCTTGGATCTCAAGCCGGCGGCGAACATCGATAGCCTGCTGCTGCACATCAAGGACGAGCCACTCGATGGCGCCATCGACTCAGGATCCAGCCTGGACCAGGACGGCCCGCCGCCCAGCAAGCGCATCACCTTGCCGCCCATGTCCACGATGCCGCACGTTCACTTGTCCACGCTTATAACGCCCACCGGCGCCTCGTCGGGATCTCTGCAGACGCCGATCACGAGCACGGCGCCCGTCGGCTTCGGCAGTGCCTTCCCGGTGACCTCcaacggcagcagcatcaacaacatcaacagcaTCGGCAACAGCATGAACTCCCCCACGCTGAATGCGCTGAACAAGGTGCCCAAGGAGCGGCCCAACACGCTGGCCTTCCAGCGTCCCCTGGGCCAGATGCACCTCACCATGGCCAACAACAAGGCGGGCGGGCCCACACAGATCCAGGGCGTGCCCATCCAGACGCCCTCGACCGGCACCTTCAACTTCGACTCCCTGATGGACGGCGGCACTGGGCTAACGCCCGTCTCCGGACCCCTGGTGCCCAACAGCTCCTCCACGAACAAGCACCCGCTGGAGCtgcccacgcccaccgccGAGCCGTCCAAGCTGGTCAGCTTATAA
- the LOC117145753 gene encoding D-beta-hydroxybutyrate dehydrogenase, mitochondrial has protein sequence MSGSQLLRALRRSLGLGRQQLKVDSRHVVLITGCDSGLGHSMAVYCHESLHMTVVSCCHNIKSEGAKLLQGLASAKDGLSRMHTLELDLLEPDSIRLVHRQLRDILAKDPSYRLTALINNAGVMCFGEFEWQLTEQIEAQINCNLLGTMRLTRELLPLLRQQQGRIINVTSHCGLQALPALGPYAASKAALRFWTDALRVELQQYGMEVVNFIPGSFVLDSNIAARQQQHAQKMREAFSPEQHALYDTYFEAFNGYLKVLSGFKPPNRLRNESLLAKFKDALTSSQPLALYIEEPRRYRLYRWLFSLCPTPLVDWLTVRFCAMPTYESTNRQGKI, from the exons ATGAGCGGCAGTCAACTTCTTCGCGCTCTGCGACGATCGCTGGGATTGGGCAGGCAGCAGCTGAAGGTCGATAGCCGGCATGTGGTGCTCATCACGGGATGCGATTCGGGATTGGG CCACTCCATGGCCGTGTACTGCCACGAATCGCTGCACATGACCGTGGTTTCCTGCTGCCACAACATCAAGTCGGAAGGAGCTAAGCTGCTGCAGGGCCTAGCCTCGGCCAAGGATGGACTGAGCAGGATGCACACCTTGGAACTGGATCTATTGGAACCCGATTCCATTCGCCTGGTGCATCGGCAACTGAGAGACATACTGGCCAAAGACCCCAGCTATCGGCTGACTGCGCTGATAAACAATGCTGGGGTAATGTGCTTCGGGGAATTCGAGTGGCAGCTAACGGAGCAGATCGAGGCGCAGATCAACTGCAACCTGCTGGGCACCATGAGGTTAACGCGCGaactgctgcccctgctccGGCAGCAGCAGGGCAGGATCATCAACGTGACCAGCCACTGCGGATTGCAGGCTCTGCCCGCTCTGGGTCCTTATGCCGCCTCCAAGGCAGCCCTTCGCTTCTGGACGGATGCACTTCGCGTGGAACTGCAGCAGTATGGCATGGAGGTGGTCAACTTCATACCAGGCTCCTTCGTCCTGGACAGCAACATTGCGGCcagacagcagcagcacgcTCAGAAGATGCGCGAGGCCTTCAGTCCGGAGCAACACGCTCTGTACGACACTTACTTCGAGGCCTTCAATGGTTATCTGAAAGTTCTGAGCGGATTCAAGCCGCCCAATCGCCTGAGGAACGAGTCGCTGCTGGCCAAGTTTAAGGACGCATTGACCAGCTCACAACCCTTGGCTCTGTACATCGAGGAACCCCGTAGATATCGCCTCTATCGCTGGCTCTTTTCGCTCTGCCCCACTCCGCTGGTGGACTGGCTCACGGTGCGCTTCTGCGCGATGCCCACCTACGAGTCAACGAACAGGCAGGGGAAGATTTAG
- the LOC117145747 gene encoding uncharacterized protein LOC117145747 → MFWTPEQVESMLEVLKTSTDRTVIYKCLVKLRTDLVKDKNGIVLFRTAGGVHIMVRLITKLNEKIMEVVLSILGNCCTDEQACIEAVECKVIPPLVTILKTIPNPLIQCRACRMLGNIAKSKKASQCLNLHYAAIAPAICHIIESTNAVQTRIMAFRVCRFLLASSQFLKYFLMANGFQQLMRIFLAVMKNEEAPKEPVPDIEMSTLIGLKRNQHREKYFEEVARNLEGVRSDIFDHQMLKNSTRNCDYALPKENEAAVELALEILKCLVLISAQQIGLKVWESISGNTSLASIVCFVKEDGDQRASALKILSNFCKDPFAFYMLSTADAIVAACEMLMAVNMAKPLSESESRHCINIILTLSTDACSRSKIRRCGALRKLVAMIRDSNSQSERSSLFHILYNFQYDNLSMELMLYEGLMPMLVRELNDYLTSDDEHHKRRRDERLQGGKKRKLTDPTTPETLSKFSKTHETLGSDFESPSSSPRSYRTTSPCSSRSMSPVCKDLLTNDDDDNYSPTCSDDDEDEDDSTNNSNLDTRERRIAANRSQPSNVLDILKLIEEGSEPIDDPLSDKEDLEELSSDVPPKLAPFRNTACNTIDIIENLIYRITLMVNKRVELGKPETLDTLIRAIKLFGSNNNFPNALTNILLESQFFAQIIKHGVVHQLYQFTKLKEIRKDGFAFLETLTNVGESNYGKEELVRLLRCDDVISQQRAAISVAYIVKSHRLLYQFLYDGNALNMLFDMMLRKKTEDHYADEAADAVTSMARYTLGIVVPEAEPAESTAGICNQRANDTAPLHANCDMRFLVGHGADSTSIGFNKQLLCETSEVFNKMLNSDFREGHHGEIQLPDYTASGLRYFLHLIVCQERHLTEPDYPALLQAYEMARVYIMPEMEVLLQQRLIQFLDSHNCLRLLEWALKNYHADLTETAISFYLCSALPAQEKLQLFRAAEDSTYASEWFQLLNDAVFERCRGYVF, encoded by the exons ATGTTCTGGACACCAGAGCAAGTGGAGAGCATGCTGGAAGTGCTAAAGACCTCCACGGATCGAACAGTCATTTACAAATGCCTAGTGAAACTGCGCACCGATCTGGTGAAGGATAAAAATGGCATTGTTTTATTTCGCACTGCTGGGGGCGTTCACATCATG GTGCGCCTGATCACCAAGCTGAATGAAAAGATAATGGAGGTGGTACTGAGCATACTGGGGAACTGCTGCACCGACGAACAGGCCTGCATTGAG GCTGTCGAATGCAAAGTGATTCCTCCGCTGGTGACCATTCTGAAGACCATACCCAATCCACTGATTCAATGCCGCGCCTGCCGTATGCTTGGAAACATCGCCAAGAGCAAGAAGGCGTCCCAGTGTCTCAACTTGCACTATGCGGCCATTGCACCGGCCATCTGCCACATCATCGAGTCCACCAACGCGGTGCAGACCCGCATCATGGCATTCCGCGTCTGCCGTTTCCTTCTGGCCAGCAGTCAATTTCTGAAGTACTTCCTCATGGCCAATGGGTTCCAGCAGCTGATGCGCATTTTTCTGGCCGTGATGAAGAACGAAGAGGCGCCCAAGGAGCCCGTTCCGGACATCGAGATGTCCACGCTGATTGGCCTAAAGAGGAACCAGCACCGCGAGAAGTATTTCGAGGAGGTGGCCCGGAACTTGGAGGGTGTTCGCAGTGACATCTTCGACCACCAGATGCTCAAGAACTCCACAAGGAACTGTGACTATGCGCTGCCCAAGGAAAATGAAGCGGCTGTTGAGCTGGCCCTCGAGATTTTGAAGTGTCTGGTCCTGATATCCGCGCAGCAGATTGGCCTGAAAGTTTGGGAG TCCATTTCCGGGAATACCTCGCTCGCCTCCATTGTGTGCTTCGTAAAGGAGGACGGCGACCAGCGGGCCTCTGCCCTGAAAATCCTCTCGAACTTCTGCAAGGATCCCTTCGCCTTCTACATGCTGAGCACTGCGGATGCCATTGTCGCTGCCTGCGAGATGCTCATGGCTGTGAACATGGCAAAGCCACTTAGCGAAAGCGAGAGCCGGCACTGCATCAACATAATCTTGACGCTATCCACCGATGCCTGCAGCCGCTCGAAAATCCGGAGATGTGGTGCACTGCGCAAGTTGGTGGCCATGATCCGGGACTCCAACTCGCAGAGCGAGCGATCATCG CTATTCCACATACTTTACAACTTCCAATATGATAACTTAAGCATGGAACTCATGCTGTATGAAGGATTAATGCCCATGTTGGTGCGGGAACTAAACGATTACCTGACCAGCGATGATGAGCATCACAAACGTCGACGAGACGAGAGACTACAAGGtgggaaaaaaagaaaactgacAGATCCCACAACGCCAGAGACCCTGAGCAAG TTCTCAAAAACCCACGAGACCTTAGGATCGGACTTTGAATCGCCGAGCAGTTCACCTAGGTCTTATCGCACAACCAGTCCCTGCAGTTCGCGCAGCATGTCACCGGTGTGCAAAGATCTGCTGACGAATGATGACGACGACAACTATTCACCGACGTGCAGCGATGACGACGAAGATGAGGATGACAGCACAAATAACAGCAATTTGGACACAAGAGAACGTCGCATAGCCGCCAATAGATCGCAGCCTTCCAATGTTCTGGATATACTGAAACTAATCGAGGAGGGCAGCGAACCCATAGATGACCCGCTGTCCGACAAAGAGGATCTCGAGGAACTGAGCTCGGATGTGCCACCGAAACTAGCCCCGTTCCGCAATACCGCATGCAACACCATTGACATAATAGAAAACCTTATCTATCGCATCACGCTGATGGTGAACAAGCGAGTGGAGCTGGGAAAGCCGGAGACGCTGGACACTCTGATTAGAGCCATCAAATTGTTCGGATCGAACAATAATTTCCCAAATGCCCtgacaaatattctact TGAGAGCCAGTTCTTTGCACAGATAATAAAGCATGGAGTGGTCCATCAACTGTACCAGTTTACCAAGCTGAAGGAG ATTCGCAAAGACGGCTTCGCCTTCTTGGAGACGTTAACCAATGTGGGAGAATCTAATTATGGCAAGGAGGAGCTAGTGCGTCTCCTGCGCTGCGACGATGTGATATCCCAACAGAGGGCCGCCATTTCGGTGGCCTACATAGTGAAAAGCCATCGATTGCTCTACCAGTTCCTGTACGACGGCAATGCGCTGAATATGCTCTTTGACATGATGCTGCGCAAGAAGACAGAGGACCACTACGCAGATGAGGCGGCGGATGCGGTGACATCGATGGCGCGATATACCCTGGGCATCGTTGTGCCAGAAGCCGAACCAGCGGAGAGTACAGCAGGAATCTGCAACCAAAGAGCAAATGATACCGCGCCGCTGCACGCCAACTGCGACATGCGATTCCTCGTTGGACATGGAGCGGATTCCACCTCCATTGGGTTTAACAAGCAGCTGCTGTGCGAGACCAGCGAAGTGTTCAACAAGATGCTCAACAGTGATTTCCGCGAGGGTCACCACGGCGAGATTCAACTGCCTGATTACACTGCCAGTGGACTGCGCTACTTTCTGCATTTAATCGTGTGCCAGGAGCGGCACCTGACTGAGCCGGATTACCCCGCCCTGCTGCAGGCCTACGAGATGGCCCGCGTGTACATCATGCCCGAGATGGAGGTGTTATTGCAGCAAAGACTCATTCAGTTCCTGGACTCACACAACTGCCTGCGCCTGCTCGAGTGGGCGCTGAAGAACTACCATGCCGACCTGACGGAGACGGCCATCAGCTTTTATCTCTGCTCCGCGCTGCCCGCGCAGGAAAAGCTTCAGCTGTTCCGGGCGGCGGAGGACTCCACCTATGCCAGCGAGTGGTTCCAGCTGCTCAACGATGCGGTGTTCGAGCGCTGTCGCGGCTATGTCTTCTAG
- the LOC117145752 gene encoding caspase, which translates to MDATNNGESADQVGIRADIRVGNPEQPNDHTDALGSVGSGGAGSSGLVAGSSHPYGSGAIGQLANGYSSPSSSYRKNVAKMVTDRHAAEYNMRHKNRGMALIFNHEHFEVPTLKSRAGTNVDCENLTRVLKQLDFEVTVYKDCRYKDILRTIEYAASQNHGDSDCILVAILSHGEMGYIYAKDTQYKLDNIWSFFTANHCPSLAGKPKLFFIQACQGDRLDGGVTMQRSQTETDGDSSMSYKIPVHADFLIAYSTVPGFYSWRNTTRGSWFMQSLCAELAANGKRLDILTLLTFVCQRVAVDFESCTPDTPEMHQQKQIPCITTMLTRILRFSDKQLAPAGRV; encoded by the coding sequence ATGGACGCCACTAACAATGGAGAATCCGCCGACCAGGTGGGCATCAGAGCGGACATCAGGGTGGGCAATCCGGAGCAGCCCAACGATCACACAGATGCCCTGGGCTCCGTGGGTTCCGGAGGCGCGGGTAGCAGCGGCCTGGTCGCAGGATCCTCGCATCCTTACGGAAGCGGAGCCATTGGGCAGCTGGCAAACGGGTACAGCTCACCCTCGTCCAGCTACCGCAAGAATGTGGCCAAAATGGTCACCGACCGCCATGCAGCCGAGTACAACATGCGGCACAAGAATCGCGGAATGGCACTGATCTTCAACCATGAGCACTTCGAGGTGCCCACCTTGAAGTCCCGCGCGGGAACCAATGTGGACTGCGAGAATCTGACTCGGGTGCTCAAGCAGCTGGACTTCGAAGTGACCGTGTACAAGGACTGTCGCTACAAGGACATCTTAAGGACAATCGAGTACGCGGCGTCACAGAATCACGGCGACAGTGATTGCATCCTGGTCGCCATCCTGTCGCACGGCGAGATGGGCTACATCTACGCCAAGGACACTCAGTACAAGCTGGATAACATCTGGAGCTTCTTCACGGCCAATCACTGCCCCTCGCTAGCCGGCAAACCCAAGTTGTTCTTCATACAGGCCTGCCAGGGCGACAGATTGGATGGCGGAGTGACCATGCAGCGTTCTCAGACGGAAACCGATGGCGACTCCTCGATGAGCTACAAGATTCCGGTGCACGCCGACTTTCTGATCGCCTACTCCACGGTGCCCGGATTCTATTCGTGGCGCAACACCACCCGCGGCAGCTGGTTCATGCAGAGCTTGTGCGCCGAACTGGCGGCCAATGGCAAGCGGCTGGACATCCTGACCCTGCTCACTTTCGTCTGCCAGCGGGTGGCCGTGGACTTCGAGTCCTGCACCCCGGACACTCCGGAGATGCACCAGCAGAAGCAGATACCCTGCATCACCACCATGCTGACGCGCATTCTGCGTTTCAGCGACAAGCAGTTGGCTCCAGCCGGACGGGTTTGA
- the LOC117145756 gene encoding electron transfer flavoprotein subunit beta yields MARVLVGVKRVIDYAVKVRVKPDKTGVVTQGVKHSMNPFDEIAVEEAVKLKEKKLAEEVIAVSVGPAQSQEVIRTALAMGADRGVHVEIPAAEYELLQPIHVSKILAKLALDEKADLVILGKQAIDDDANQTAQMTAAVLDWPQGTFCNKIEKTDAGLTITREIDGGLETIKTKTPAVLSADLRLNTPRYATLPNIMKAKKKPLKKVTAKDLGVDTSPRIEVISVEDPPVRQAGATVADVDALVAKLKEGGHI; encoded by the exons ATGGCGCGTGTTTTGGTTGGAGTTAAGCGTGTGATCGACTACGCCGTCAAG GTGCGCGTCAAGCCCGACAAGACCGGCGTGGTCACCCAGGGCGTGAAGCACTCGATGAATCCCTTCGACGAGATCGCCGTGGAGGAGGCGGTGAAGCTGAAGGAGAAGAAGCTGGCCGAGGAGGTGATCGCCGTCTCCGTGGGCCCGGCCCAGTCGCAGGAGGTGATCCGCACCGCCCTGGCCATGGGCGCCGATCGTGGCGTCCACGTAGAGATCCCGGCCGCCGAGTACGAGCTTCTGCAGCCCATCCACGTGTCCAAGATTCTGGCCAAGTTGGCTCTGGACGAAAAAGCCGACCTGGTCATCCTTGGCAAGCAGGCCATCGACGACGACGCCAACCAGACGGCCCAGATGACCGCCGCCGTGCTCGACTGGCCGCAGGGAACCTTCTGCAACAAGATCGAGAAGACGGACGCCGGTCTGACCATCACCCGTGAGATTGACGGTGGCCTGGAGACAATCAAGACCAAGACCCCGGCTGTGCTGAGCGCCGATCTGCGTCTGAACACCCCTCGCTACGCCACGTTGCCGAACATCATGAAGGCCAAGAAGAAGCCCCTCAAGAAGGTCACGGCCAAGGATCTCGGCGTGGACACCTCGCCCCGCATCGAGGTCATCTCCGTGGAGGATCCTCCAGTGCGCCAGGCCGGCGCCACCGTCGCCGACGTGGATGCCCTGGTGGCCAAGCTGAAGGAGGGCGGCCACATCTAG
- the LOC117145755 gene encoding 3'(2'),5'-bisphosphate nucleotidase 1, with protein sequence MAATAPVIMRVMASSISTAKRAGGIIRDVLKKGDLGIVDKGKNDPQTEADRSAQRCIIASLAKKFPTVKIIGEEGGSDLNVCDDWLVNELDEGFLQQSCPAEWKDVKPEDFVIWVDPLDGTAEYTQGHVEHVTVLIGIAVKDAAVGGIIHQPFYQQPDGEMGRTIWGLKGLGTGGFTAVPAPAGQFIITTTRSHSNALHQQALNAFASTEVLKVGGAGFKVLQLLEGKAHAYVFATPGCKKWDTCAPEAVLEAQGGCLTNINGEHYAYNADVEHVNRQGVLASLGQDHVALVEKIPAEVRAAVGAK encoded by the exons ATGGCTGCAACTGCTCCAGTGATAATGCGCGTCATGGCGTCCTCGATCAGCACAGCCAAGCGGGCTGGCGGCATCATCCGCGACGTGCTCAAGAAGGGCGACCTGGGCATAGTGGACAAGGGCAAGAACGATCCGCAGACGGAGGCAGATCGCTCTGCCCAGCGCTGCATCATCGCCTCCTTGGCCAAAAAGTTCCCCACCGTCAAGATCATTGGCGAGGAAGGTGGATCCGATCTGAATGTCTGCGACGACTGGCTGGTAAACGAGTTGGATGAGGGATTCCTGCAGCAAAGTTGCCCCGCTGAGTGGAAGGATGTGAAGCCCGAAGACTTTGTCATTTGGGTAGATCCCCTGGACGGCACAGCGGAATATACACAGG GACACGTAGAACACGTGACCGTCCTGATCGGCATAGCCGTGAAGGATGCTGCTGTGGGCGGCATCATTCATCAGCCCTTCTACCAACAGCCCGATGGCGAAATGGGTCGCACCATTTGGGGCCTGAAGGGTCTGGGCACGGGAGGATTCACGGCGGTGCCCGCGCCAGCCGGCCAGTTCATCATAACCACCACTCGCTCGCATTCCAATGCCTTGCATCAGCAAGCCCTCAACGCATTCGCATCCACAGAAGTTCTAAAAGTCGGCGGCGCTGGGTTCAAAGTGCTCCAGCTGCTGGAGGGAAAGGCCCACGCCTACGTCTTCGCCACGCCGGGCTGCAAGAAGTGGGACACCTGCGCACCTGAGGCCGTTCTGGAGGCCCAGGGCGGCTGCCTCACCAACATCAACGGCGAGCACTACGCTTACAATGCGGATGTGGAGCACGTGAATCGGCAGGGAGTGCTGGCCAGCCTGGGACAGGACCATGTCGCGCTGGTGGAAAAGATTCCCGCCGAGGTGCGGGCGGCAGTGGGAGCCAAGTGA